The DNA segment AAATTGTATCATGAAATATTTACAGATCCCATTGTAACTGTAAAGCCCCAGAGTTCAGTGTTCACTGGAGACACAGTTACTCTGATCTGTGATGTGAGACGGTCAACTGCACGGAAAATATACTGGTTCAAAGACTTTAAGAGAATAAAAAATGGTTCTGAAacagaaactctctctctctctctgagagaaGTGAGAGTCTCTGATGGAGGAAGATATGCGTGTACTGGAAATAGAAAGACCACACAAAGCCAAGGAGTCGTGCTAACAGTAAGAGGTCAGTGCTGTTTTTACAGGACAATCTGATTTAGAGtttacaataatattatgaaGATTAATGTCCCCCAATCACAATATCATGTGCTGTCAGTTAAAGTAACTTCAGTTTGTTTTGCACAGAGAGACCCAAGCCTGTAGTGCGTGTCCAGCCTGATGGACGTGTGTCCAGAGGACAGACAGTCACTCTCTCGTGTGACATACAGCAGACAGACGTCATCAACTGGAGCTACAGCTGGAATAAAGATGATTCAGAGATTCATGTCAGTCAGTCTCAGGAATACCGAATCAGTTCTGTTAATGAATCTCACACGGGTAATTACAGCTGCACTGGAAGAGAAACAGGAGGATCACGATACTCACACACCAGTGATAAAGTTACACTCACTGTATCAGGTGAGAATCTCATCAATCTGACAACATTCAGACACTAATCAACTTTTGCATATGTGGAAATTATAATGtgattgattaaattaattaataattatatgacaCATTTTAACTCAAGGCTGTGTTAAACCAAGCCAACTCTAATGCCTACAAAAtggcaaaattataatttacagttttgcatgtaattgttctttattttatgccagcatttcaaaagcaaaaaaaagaggGTATGAGGAAAAAGTATTTCATCAATTATTtgcctgtgtgtttttttttccaggttcTGAAGCCCCATTGCTGCTTCTCTCAGCTCTCAAACTGCTCAGTTTTCTGCTGGCAGCTTCTCTATATCTGCTAGTGTCCATCATTCTGGGAGTCAAGTGCTACAGAGCTCATGGTgagatctctctctttctcagatgTTCTTCTAACGATGGGTTTTACCTGATCTATCATTGTTAACTTCAATTAAAATGTCACTTACTCCATATGTTGTGTGTTTTACAGCTGAATCAAATGAGGTCAGTCAATATACTGTTACAAAGTGAACGTCTGCAAtcctgatgaagaaaaaacaaagtttttctCTTTTCCAACATTATTTAGTTAAATTTAGCTTATAATTTTTCTGAATTAGACAAAATACATGCTCAAAAtacatgcaggtgtgtgtgtgtatgcactacTGTGTGtgcaagtatgggtcaccacttGGCCACATGCACTTCGCttcactttctttctctttctttctttctttctttctttctttctttctttctttctttcttccttgctttctttctttctttctttctcagatgATCTATAAACTACTGCAGCTCCGTTTGAGTAATTTCTTggctttttcttctgtttttcaaTATGCTGAGGCAAAGGTATATCtttatgtggcgagtggggcggggccgagaggcgtgggaacgaggagtgaggccaggtgtggtgattggagatgagctacacctgagccccaccgctagtatcgagtcccacgtaggagatggaaggatataaaactggagcgacgaccgtgaaggacgagagaggaccaggcctgggacattattttatgtgtttgttttttatttgtgcgcgtcagtcgccgtgaggggctgacgcgctgttttgtttatttttgaattattaaaatgtttttgattgtgcgccggttcccgcctccttcttcccgatgattagggagtttttatcgttacacTTTATTACTGTTAGTTAGGGCTGGTTTGAATCGGTGTGTTGTAAAAAGTGCTTAACACCTTTTGCTGTGTTCGAAATGGCATACTATTATACTACTTGTACAATGTACAATTACCATGTATAATGGTTACAGTATGCAAACTTTCTGTATGCATGGCATTCCTGGATGATCTACTCTATTTGCCAGAATATGTTAAATATAACTCAAGTAAGCTGAAATCAGTACAGAAGCTGTGAAATAATATAATACCATTTAAATACTGTTGCATTATGCAATGTGTATAGTATGTGAAATGTTTGTATTCAAGGAATTGGCAGATTACCTGCTACATTTGCGGAAATCTGATCTTTGCATCTCAAGACAATGCATAGGATATTttgtcccacaatgcaatgcgctCCATGTGATGTTTATAATCTTTAAGCGCATGAGTGAACTGAATTGTATATCAAGTCTCCCAGGGCAGCAATAATCTTTTGTAGATCCTTTATTAATGTAACAAATTTATGTTTTGTTGATGGCAGAGGTACAGAGAGCAATTAGCCACTATCATGatgaataacatttttatgttttattttattttttatttatttatttaattatatcaagaaagccttacagtaaaaataaaacaaaaaggcatCAGATACAATCgaggataaaaacacaataaagtccaggacttatttccattgtggtcctcaACACATAACATCAGGACAAAACAATTGCATATTGTGTAATAATCAGTGACataacatactgtacaaacattAACAACGTGCAGTTTGTGTAtgaaatgatttataaataaacttgccttgcctattgggtggtagtttttattttgtgtggcAATATGAAGACCAACAGATGTGAATTTGAACTGTTATATGAGGGATGTGAAGAGGAGCTGGAGAACAGAAATGTTCCCAATGTGGAAGCAGGAGAAGATATCCTTTataatggcatttaaaaaaaaatcctgcttatcaattattaataattacactACAGTGaagttgaatgcttgaatctgattggctgatgtacgttctgaggtgtgcaaaTATTTTCTGGGAAACACACGTTGAATATAGTTGCCTGCAGCTCTCCTGACCGCATTACATGtccatatcacttcgcatagtaaaactgtaataacagaaattacaggactaacaaaaacaacaacaagactgACAATTTTCCGAAagtaattaaacatgacatttctgGCGTAATAACAAAGCTGTTTAGAGaagctctctcgctctctctttctttctctgtatgtttctgtctttctttctaaagacttaattaataactgcattagaatgctatcaatgACTCAAGCCTTCATTACTAGCTTTAAAATTACGTTTTGGAACCAAaaaaagaggcattggatgagatgcggaagaaataatcCTTCTCACAATAACGATTTAAGTGCAAAAACTGGAccagcagacatgaaaaacaacctgcGGCAACattgttaaagtagcccaatttgGCAACAGGGCGTCCATCGTTTAGTTGGGAATTTCCAAGCTGCTGTCAACGTCGCCTCTACTCCAGATCTTGTTATCGATCTGCCTTTTCAAGACACCCTTTTGCAGACAAAAGAGGAATAACTGAAGCATAAACTACTTAAACTGAGTTTGTGGTTTTGTGCGGCATTTCAAAGATTGCGCCTATGAGTGGCTAACAGCTAGCACCGAGCACAAGAAGTTATTTgaccatgtttattttttatatgagcAAAGGGACATGGAATGACAGACTCACAGACTTTATATTCAAGTGACAGGTGTGTGCTTTACTATTTGACAAGTATTGATTCATGCACATTGTTACTGAGGTGTACGTGTTGTTTGAAAATACTGTTGCATggtgtgtggatgtgtgtatgTCCAGCATTTGTACAGTTCTGCAGCTGTGAGCGCGTCATCATTTTAGAGTGACGTGAATGTTCATAGTGAATCGTGTATAGGTGGATCCATGATCCATGTAGGGAAATTTAATCTGAATTTAACCCACCCCCATCTAGTCTACTGTTGAAATTGTTGATCATTGTTATTTCATTGTCGTTGAGAGCCTGTGTGCAGCATAATatgcaaatgatatgcatatgGCTGTGTTAGCTATTAAAGAGATGTGTATGATAGATGTGTTAAGGAATGTAGTTTACAGTTGCTTACTGAAGACCCTGACTGAAACACAACGGTATGCTACTGCCAATGAATAACTTTTTTATGTTGTGTTGAGATGCATTTGCTTGATTTTAAATGTCGTTTCCATCAGTTGTTCCTCCTTCTTCAACCACCATGATGTGAAAATATAAACATGGCACTTTAACTTCCCTTTAAGCTTGGACAATCTTGCAACCAACGCCGCACCCATGTTCTGTGCATTTGCAATCAC comes from the Carassius auratus strain Wakin unplaced genomic scaffold, ASM336829v1 scaf_tig00216014, whole genome shotgun sequence genome and includes:
- the LOC113096699 gene encoding Fc receptor-like protein 5; the encoded protein is MEICSLLLMLLLISNIHTGNTQGKPKAAVILEHEPLTVRCEIPGPEDDWTYSWFIEGSSHPFSSDRELSIRTGVSDTSSNVTCRGERRSDGQKSEISDAVTLTISRPVASLAHSKPPKPRLTVEPKSSQIFRGDTVTLGCEMQGYDLTYTFQCGDKQHNSTKDEFKITVELTQSCKCKACRGSVCSEWSNAVTLTVSDPIVTVKPQSSVFTGDTVTLICDVRRSTARKIYWFKDFKRIKNGSETETLSLSLREVRVSDGGRYACTGNRKTTQSQGVVLTVRERPKPVVRVQPDGRVSRGQTVTLSCDIQQTDVINWSYSWNKDDSEIHVSQSQEYRISSVNESHTGNYSCTGRETGGSRYSHTSDKVTLTVSGSEAPLLLLSALKLLSFLLAASLYLLVSIILGVKCYRAHAESNEVSQYTVTK